In Bacillus sp. E(2018), the genomic window TCTCACGTACCCGTCTTTCGTGATGGGTATTTTTCTTTGTTCACTAACTCCCTCAAAAAAAAAGAGGAGCTTTCAAGCTTCAGAAAAGAGGGTATGGTATGGAACAGCAGTTATCAGCAAACATCTCAAGAACGATTCAAACAAAGTTGGTATTGCCCCCTGATACGAATCACATGGGAACAATATTTGGTGGTACGGTTTTATCGTACATTGATGAGATCGCCGCGATTTCCGCCATGAAGCACAGCAAGAAAGTGGTTGTCACCGCGTCTATTGATAATGTAAACTTCTTATCGTCAGCTAAAGTGGGAGACATCCTCATATTAGAAGGTGTAGTGATCTCAACGGGAAGAACGTCGATGGAAGTTTACGTAAAAGTAGAGTGTCAAAATCTAGAGACGGGAAATAGAACGCTGAATACCACGTCGATCTTAACGATGGTCGCCATCGATCAAAACGGTAAGCCGTTTCCAGTACCAAGTGTCATTCCTGAGACAGAAGAGGAAGAAGCACTCTTTAAAGGTGCGCCACTAAGGAAAGAACGGCGTTTGTTATATAAAAATGTAAACGGTACGGTTTAAGGTTGAAAAATAAAGGAAGTGAGGATCCCAATGAAAATTAAAAATATTATATTTGTAATGTTGGGGTTCTTTTTCCTAGGTTTAGGCGTTATTGGTATCGTCTTGCCGTTGTTGCCTACCACACCTCTTTTATTATTGGCATCTTATTTCTTTGTAAAAGGTTCAAAGAAGTTTGAAGTGTGGTTTAAAGGAACCGACATTTATAAAAAACATCTAGATGATTTTGTTAGAAATCGCTCGCTCACTAAAAAGAAAAAGATCATGATCAGCCTGTTTTCAGACTCGATGATCTTGATAACTTTTATCCTTACAGACAGTATGATCGCAAGAGTGATTTTAATACTTGTGGTGATGTATAAGTATTACTATTTTATCGTTAAGATTAAAACGGCATAGAGAATGTGTCGGCATAAAAAGAGCAGCCTAATCGTAGGCTGCTCTCTTTATCTGTCATTAAGTGGCTTTGTACATAACCACCAATCGTAGCATTCAATCTCTCCTGCTTGTGCTTGTTCTGCTCGTTTTTTCGCTTCTTGTACGGTTGTAGGTGCTGGAACGATCAGACGGTCTCCGACTAGTTCGTTTTTCGGCCAGTTTGCAGGTGTTGCTGCTTTATTTCGATCTGCTGTCTGCAACGCCTTCACCGCTCTTAGGATCTCGTTGATATTACGACCCACATTTTCGGGATACGTAAGGATAAGACGAATTTTACCTGTCGGATCAACAATATAAACACTTCTGACCGTTCTTGTTCCCATTGTAGGATGAATCATTCCAAGTCTAGTAGCAATTCGTCCAAGACTATCCGCAATTATTGGAAATGTAATCTCTACTTTTAAATTCTGCTGTATCCATTCGATCCATTTTATATGTGAATATACTTGTTCTACAGATAATCCGATTAAGTAAGTGTTTAGTTTTGTAAACTCAGGCATGAGCTTCTGGAACGCGACAAACTCTGTTGTACACACGGGTGTAAAGTCACCTGGATGGCTAAAGAGGACAAACCAATGACCTTGATAACTTGTTGGAAGGACAAGATCCCCAAGGGTTGTATGAACCGTCATCTCCGGAAATTGATCGCCAATAAAAGGCTTTGAAAATGTTTGTGTAGAATCCATCCCTCTCTTCTCCTATCTTCCTTGGTTTCCCATCATCTTGCTCTTTTTCAATAGCTGAGACTCTCCTGTTTTTTCCCACTCTTCTACTTGTTCAATTGCTTGTTGCGGTGTGAATCCTTGACCGACAAGAACACCAGATAAAATAAATTCCTGATAGAGATGAGTTAAGTTAATGCCTTCTTCGGTCTCTTTTAATGCTCTTTGTACTAACGGATCAATGTACGAAACCCATTGATCAGCTAAGCTCTCCGTTTGAGGCATTCTGTGTTCTTGATGAAAAGAACGAGGAGCACTTGATGTACTGTTCAAAGTAAATAAATAGTTATACTTTGCGCTGTGCTTGATCTCATCTGTAATGATGTTAAACAGAATGTCTCGATAATACGTATTAGGAAGTCCTTGGCGAATAACGCGATACTTCTCGACAGCTGCAAGTTCACCAAACAGAGCTTTTACAAGGCCGTCTTTATAGGTTTTCGGTTTCTGAAACTCTTCTCCGTTCATAGGTGGAACTTCTTGACCAGTAAGATCTCTGTATATCATTCTGAAAAGCTTGTTGTGTTTTTTCTCATCATCTCGAATAGATGCGATGATTAATTTTTGTTCGTTTGTGGGTGCTTCAGAAATTAAATAGTCGTAAAATAATTCATCTTCTCTTTCGCCAGCAACAGCTTCCCTGATAAGTTGCAGAGATAGTTGAAGTGCTTGCTGCTGCCCATCACCTTGCTGTTGTCCACTGTCTTGCTGTTGTTGTTGAGGATTCATATAGCTCATAAGATAACCTCCAAAAAATGATTGTCGCATTAGTCTATGCAGACGCCTAAATTTTGCTTATGTACAAGTTTTTCAACACCACACAAACCTTGAATGAATAAAAATGAGAATAAAGCTTGTTGAAATAAGGAGTGTTCTTAGTGGATGAACTCATGTGGCTAACAATCGGTATAGCTGCAGTTTTTATATTAGAAGCATGTATCTATTTTTATTGGAACATATGGGGAAACGGTTCTATTAGTACGTATATAAATGATGGCCAAAGGCCCCACCAAACTTTCAAAGTGCTTCAAACGTTTAAAACATCTACACAAAAAATTGCACTAGTTGAAGTTGGGGAAGAAATATGGGTGTACAGCAATGGCGAGATCATGTTTGGGACGAAACAAGATGAGAATGAGTATGCGGAAGTGATCGTACATGTTCCGATGGCGGCAGCAAAAGATGCTAAACGCGTTTTAATCATCGGTGGAGGCGGCGGAATCAGTGTGCGAGAGGCTTTGCGTTATGAAAGTCTCGAGGAAATCATAGCAGTCGATATCGATGCCGAGATGATGGACCTCGGGAAAAGGTATGATCGTTTGGTGTCTTTTAATAAAGGAGCTTTGAATCATCACAAAGTGAGCACGGTGATTGAAGATGGCAGAACTTATGTCGAAAGAAGTTTAACTACGTGGGATGTAATCATTGTAGACATACCTGAACCGACTGAACGATGCCCAAGTCTCGGTCGATTGTTTTCTTTAGAGTTTTATCATGAGTTAAAAGAACATTTGAACCCTGGCGGTGTTCTATCCATTGCCTGTTCAACCGTCAACTTGATGCCTGAATATATGTGGAGCATTGAAAAGACGTTAAAGGAATGTGGATTCTTCACAATTCCATTTCATAATTTCTCAAACAAGACGGGTGTAGATTGGGGTTATATCCTTGCTTCAACACTTCCTTTAGAGCCGGATGATATACAATTAAAAGTTACTACGCCATTTTTAACAGAAGGCAGACTGAGGGATGTGTTGGTAATGCCTTACTATTTAATGAATAAAGAGAACCAAGGGATGGTTCAGACAGACCAGAATACGGTACTTTTAGATATAGTTAAAAGAGAAACCGATGTTTAAACGAAAAAACACTTGTGATTTTGCAGGTGTTTTTTATTTTTTTTTATTCTATGTCTAAATATTTATAACTTCTTCGTCGTATAAGTAAATCAACTTAAAAACAATTGAAATGCTAAGGAGAGATTCATATGAATACTGTAATTTCAAAAGATGGAACAAAAATTGTTTATAACAAGGAAGGAAATGGGCCTTCACTCATCTTAATCGGAGGCGCATTCAGTTATCGAAAGTTCCCTGGCTTGGTTAAACTTGCGAAATTATTAGCAGACCAATTTACAGTTTACACATATGATCGACGTGGCCGTGGGGATAGCGGTGACGCAGAACAGTATGAACCAGCACGAGAGTATGAAGATCTGGATGCAATTATCTCAAAAGCAGGAGGAACGGCATTCGTTTGGGGGTTATCATCAGGAGCCGTTCTTGCTTTACAAGCTGCTGCTCATGGAGCAAGCATTACAAAATTAGCGCTCCACGAACCACCATTTATCGTCAATGACACAGATCATGTACCACCAAGTGATTTTTCAAAAAAGGTTAGTGAACTTATTGCTGATGACCGCAGTGCGGATACGATTAAATATTTCATGACGAAGGGCATGGGGGCTCCTTCATTCATTGTAACTATGATGCGTATGATGCCTGGTGTTTGGTCTAATCTTATGGCGGTTGCACATACCCTTCCGTACGATGCAGCATTATTAGAGGGATATATGGAAGGAAAGTCATTGCCTGAAAATCTTTGGAATAACGTTACAATACCAACACTTGTACTTAAAGGTACAGAAAGTCCTTTAATGCTTCGTGACGGAGCAGATGCTTTAGTAAAAGTGCTTCCTAATGCTGAACTAATAAGTAAGAAGGGACTTGGACATACGAAACAGCTTAATGTTAAAAGCATTTCTTCTGAGCTCGTCTCATTTTTTTCGGCTGTATAAACTAGAGTAAATCACTAAAGGAATTATTTAACAAATACCGAAACCTTTTTATAGATTTATTGTGCAGATTATAAAATTAAAGAGTTAAATATGAGGAGGCAACTAAACATGAGATTTATGATGATCGTTAAAGCGACTGCAGATTCAGAGGCGGGGGTCATGCCGAGTCAGGAATTAATAGATGCCATGCAAAAATATAACGAGGAATTAGTAAAGGCAGGTGTGCTTCTGGCTGCAGACGGCCTACAACCTAGTTCAAGTGGGTTACGAATTTCTTACCCGGAGCGGGGCGGACGGGCCAAAGTGGTTGACGGTCCGTTTACAGAAGTAAAAGAACTGATTGCAGGCTATACACTTATTGAAGTGAAGTCAAGAGAAGAAGCAATTCAGTGGGCTCTGCGCATGCCGGATGCACATGGATTTGGGCATGGTGAGATTGAACTGAGGCAGGTTTTTGAGGCGGAGGAAATTATGGAAAACCCCATTCATTTAATGAAAGAAAGAGAACTTCGGAAAAAAGCTGAGGAGCAACAAAAAGCGTGACAGTGGTCGATGTAAATCGAGTGATCGAAGAGATATGGAGAATGGAATCTGCGAAGTTGATCGCAAGCTTAACGCACTTGCTGCGAGATGTTGGTATCGCTGAAGATATTGCTCATGATGCATTAATCGTCGCATTAGAAAAATGGCCGAATATCGGTATCCCAGATAATCCGGGCGCATGGCTGATGACTGTGGCTAAACGGCGTGCGATTGACTTAATAAGGCGTACAAAAAAACGTGATCAAAAATATACCGAACTTGCTAGAGGAACAGATTTGTATACGGAAGAAGATGTTGGTCTAGTAGTAAACGAAGAGATTGGAGATGAACTTCTTCGTTTGATTTTCATGACCTGTCATCCCGTATTATCGCAAGAGGCAAGGGTTGCACTTACGCTTCGTTTGTTATGTGGTTTAACTACTGATGAGATTGCTCGTTCTTTTCTTCTGTCAGAATCTACTGTAGCGCAACGAATTGTACGTGCCAAAAGGACACTTAGATCTGAAAATGTTCCTTTTGAAGTTCCAGCAAAAGAGGACCGAAAAGAACGGCTATCAACGGTGCTTGAAGTTATTTATCTGATGTTTAACGAAGGGTATGCAGCAACATCAGGCGATCATTGGGTTCGTCCTTTGCTTTGTCAGGAGGCATTGAGATTAGGGCGGGTTCTAGCTGAGGTCGCCCAAAGTGAATCAGAAGTACACGGTCTTGTCGCATTAATGGAAATACAATCTTCACGGTTGAAGACTAGGGTAAATGCAAAAGGGGAACCAATCTTACTCATGGACCAAAATCGAGCACAATGGGATCGTTTGCTTATTCGCCGTGGATTAGCGGCACTTGAGCGGAGTGAAGGGATAGGTGTACCACTCGGACAATATGCGATTCAAGCGAAAATCTCTGCTTGTCATGCAGAAGCTCATTCCGTTGAAGAAACGAATTGGGTAAAAATAGCTGCGCTTTACGAGGCGTTATACAGGATATCCCCTTCTCCTATTGTGGAACTAAATCATGCCGTAGCAATCTCAATGGCATTTGGGCCTTCTCTCGGCCTTCAACTTGTAGATGAATTAAATAGGGAGTCTTCTTTACAGGATTATCACCTTCTATATAGCGTGCGTGGAGATTTTCTTTTTAAGTTGGGAAGATTTGAGGACGCTCGTATAGAATTTAAACGCGCCGCATCTATGACTAAGAATGAAAAAGAGAAAAGCCTTCTGATGAACAGAGCAAAAGAATGTGAATCTTGAACGAACTTTTTTTCAAAACTTAGTAGATTATAGATGTTTAGTTTCGTAGTAAAGGTAGGAAAGCTGATCACAATCTAAAGGAGGAAACGATGGATGCGATATCAGAGAGGTAAAGTAGAACGCAAAGCACAACATTCATTACGTCGAAAGCAACCACTTTCGAGTCTAAGTAAAGAAGTTCTTAGTAAAGACTTAGAAGAACATATATATATGTTGCAAAAGACCGATAGAATAAAAATAAAGGAGACAGTAAACGATGAATCAAGATGTTACCCATTTTATTGAGGAATTAAAAGAATCGTGGCAGATAGAGTTGTCTACGAATCTACGCGGAGTTGTTCATCAAGCAATACCTGACGTCAATGAGCGAATTCAGTATAAAAAACCTCACTTCTTAAAAAACGGAAAATATGTTGCAGTGATCTCAACATCCAAAGATGCCGTAAGTTTTACGATTTTTAATGCAAATTCATTAAAACTTCCAGATGATCTGTTCAGTGGGCCGCCA contains:
- a CDS encoding alpha/beta hydrolase, translating into MNTVISKDGTKIVYNKEGNGPSLILIGGAFSYRKFPGLVKLAKLLADQFTVYTYDRRGRGDSGDAEQYEPAREYEDLDAIISKAGGTAFVWGLSSGAVLALQAAAHGASITKLALHEPPFIVNDTDHVPPSDFSKKVSELIADDRSADTIKYFMTKGMGAPSFIVTMMRMMPGVWSNLMAVAHTLPYDAALLEGYMEGKSLPENLWNNVTIPTLVLKGTESPLMLRDGADALVKVLPNAELISKKGLGHTKQLNVKSISSELVSFFSAV
- a CDS encoding RNA polymerase sigma factor — translated: MTVVDVNRVIEEIWRMESAKLIASLTHLLRDVGIAEDIAHDALIVALEKWPNIGIPDNPGAWLMTVAKRRAIDLIRRTKKRDQKYTELARGTDLYTEEDVGLVVNEEIGDELLRLIFMTCHPVLSQEARVALTLRLLCGLTTDEIARSFLLSESTVAQRIVRAKRTLRSENVPFEVPAKEDRKERLSTVLEVIYLMFNEGYAATSGDHWVRPLLCQEALRLGRVLAEVAQSESEVHGLVALMEIQSSRLKTRVNAKGEPILLMDQNRAQWDRLLIRRGLAALERSEGIGVPLGQYAIQAKISACHAEAHSVEETNWVKIAALYEALYRISPSPIVELNHAVAISMAFGPSLGLQLVDELNRESSLQDYHLLYSVRGDFLFKLGRFEDARIEFKRAASMTKNEKEKSLLMNRAKECES
- a CDS encoding ferritin-like domain-containing protein, producing the protein MSYMNPQQQQQDSGQQQGDGQQQALQLSLQLIREAVAGEREDELFYDYLISEAPTNEQKLIIASIRDDEKKHNKLFRMIYRDLTGQEVPPMNGEEFQKPKTYKDGLVKALFGELAAVEKYRVIRQGLPNTYYRDILFNIITDEIKHSAKYNYLFTLNSTSSAPRSFHQEHRMPQTESLADQWVSYIDPLVQRALKETEEGINLTHLYQEFILSGVLVGQGFTPQQAIEQVEEWEKTGESQLLKKSKMMGNQGR
- a CDS encoding spermidine synthase, coding for MDELMWLTIGIAAVFILEACIYFYWNIWGNGSISTYINDGQRPHQTFKVLQTFKTSTQKIALVEVGEEIWVYSNGEIMFGTKQDENEYAEVIVHVPMAAAKDAKRVLIIGGGGGISVREALRYESLEEIIAVDIDAEMMDLGKRYDRLVSFNKGALNHHKVSTVIEDGRTYVERSLTTWDVIIVDIPEPTERCPSLGRLFSLEFYHELKEHLNPGGVLSIACSTVNLMPEYMWSIEKTLKECGFFTIPFHNFSNKTGVDWGYILASTLPLEPDDIQLKVTTPFLTEGRLRDVLVMPYYLMNKENQGMVQTDQNTVLLDIVKRETDV
- a CDS encoding YbaN family protein produces the protein MKIKNIIFVMLGFFFLGLGVIGIVLPLLPTTPLLLLASYFFVKGSKKFEVWFKGTDIYKKHLDDFVRNRSLTKKKKIMISLFSDSMILITFILTDSMIARVILILVVMYKYYYFIVKIKTA
- a CDS encoding YciI family protein, which translates into the protein MRFMMIVKATADSEAGVMPSQELIDAMQKYNEELVKAGVLLAADGLQPSSSGLRISYPERGGRAKVVDGPFTEVKELIAGYTLIEVKSREEAIQWALRMPDAHGFGHGEIELRQVFEAEEIMENPIHLMKERELRKKAEEQQKA
- a CDS encoding peroxiredoxin — translated: MDSTQTFSKPFIGDQFPEMTVHTTLGDLVLPTSYQGHWFVLFSHPGDFTPVCTTEFVAFQKLMPEFTKLNTYLIGLSVEQVYSHIKWIEWIQQNLKVEITFPIIADSLGRIATRLGMIHPTMGTRTVRSVYIVDPTGKIRLILTYPENVGRNINEILRAVKALQTADRNKAATPANWPKNELVGDRLIVPAPTTVQEAKKRAEQAQAGEIECYDWWLCTKPLNDR
- a CDS encoding acyl-CoA thioesterase, producing MEQQLSANISRTIQTKLVLPPDTNHMGTIFGGTVLSYIDEIAAISAMKHSKKVVVTASIDNVNFLSSAKVGDILILEGVVISTGRTSMEVYVKVECQNLETGNRTLNTTSILTMVAIDQNGKPFPVPSVIPETEEEEALFKGAPLRKERRLLYKNVNGTV
- a CDS encoding DUF1801 domain-containing protein is translated as MNQDVTHFIEELKESWQIELSTNLRGVVHQAIPDVNERIQYKKPHFLKNGKYVAVISTSKDAVSFTIFNANSLKLPDDLFSGPPERKTIKLRKGDTINSALLVSFVSEASNSL